Proteins from a single region of Streptomyces sp. Tu 3180:
- a CDS encoding NUDIX domain-containing protein, whose amino-acid sequence MVYDRFRGQWELPGGLLEPGESPRQAAVRELAEESGQVSGTPLQFVGYAGFLLGSAQRAEYGALFTGHALRRRDFEADREIEAMRWWDLSAPLPGRVSGIDVYLARLTLPAGSH is encoded by the coding sequence ATGGTCTACGACCGGTTCCGGGGGCAATGGGAACTACCTGGCGGCCTGCTCGAGCCCGGGGAGAGCCCTCGCCAGGCGGCTGTTCGTGAACTTGCCGAGGAGAGCGGTCAGGTGTCCGGCACTCCTTTGCAATTCGTCGGCTATGCCGGATTCCTGTTGGGTTCCGCACAGCGCGCCGAATACGGTGCCCTGTTCACCGGCCACGCCCTACGGCGCCGCGATTTCGAGGCCGATCGCGAGATCGAGGCGATGCGCTGGTGGGATCTGAGCGCACCCCTGCCTGGTCGTGTATCCGGCATCGACGTCTACCTCGCCCGGCTCACTCTGCCCGCCGGTTCGCACTGA